One genomic segment of Paraburkholderia caffeinilytica includes these proteins:
- a CDS encoding sensor histidine kinase produces MSARADRATAHAADLDEVRDERYANPFAPPDETEAAAEARPRSLFGEILDWMLAPLLLLWPMSLAVTYLVAKSIANGPFDRALETDAYVLARQIHPINGVAELSLPDSTRDFLRADNVDSVFYQVLGTRGELVGGERDMPLPHEEDRPQPGLVEFRDDVLRGNDIRVAYTTVEFPQTPGAQPVLVQVAETLDKRSQLANDIIKGVILPQFVILPLAIVLVWFGLSRGLAPLHALQAHIRARRPDDLSPLEARRAPPEIEPLVTSFNDLLTRLEQNMELQKRFIADAAHQMKTPLAGLRTQAELALRQDASAEVHRSLEQIATSSEHAARLVTQLLALARAENRMSGQIFTPVEVTEVARSAVRDWVQAALAKQMDLGYEAPEEPVEVDGNPVMLREMLSNLIDNAIRYTPAGGRITVRVRHDVAARLVHLEVEDTGLGIPVTERSRVVERFYRILGREGDGSGLGLAIVREITTMHGGEMTIDDNVYQTSPRLAGTLVRVSLHVLERARDLP; encoded by the coding sequence ATGTCCGCACGCGCAGACCGCGCTACGGCGCACGCGGCGGACCTCGACGAGGTGCGCGACGAGCGCTACGCCAATCCGTTCGCCCCGCCCGACGAGACCGAAGCCGCCGCTGAAGCGCGCCCGCGCTCGCTGTTCGGCGAGATTCTCGACTGGATGCTGGCGCCGCTGCTGCTGCTTTGGCCGATGAGCCTCGCGGTCACCTACCTCGTCGCCAAGTCGATCGCCAACGGCCCGTTCGACCGCGCGCTCGAAACCGACGCCTACGTGCTCGCCCGCCAGATCCATCCGATCAACGGCGTGGCGGAGCTGTCGCTGCCCGATTCCACCCGCGACTTTCTGCGCGCCGACAATGTCGACAGCGTGTTCTATCAGGTGCTCGGCACGCGCGGCGAGCTGGTGGGCGGCGAGCGCGACATGCCGCTGCCGCACGAGGAGGATCGGCCGCAACCGGGTCTCGTCGAATTCCGTGACGACGTATTGCGCGGCAACGATATCCGCGTCGCCTATACGACCGTCGAGTTTCCGCAGACGCCCGGTGCGCAGCCGGTGCTGGTGCAGGTCGCCGAGACGCTCGACAAGCGCAGCCAGCTTGCCAACGACATCATCAAAGGTGTGATCCTGCCGCAGTTCGTGATCCTGCCGCTGGCGATCGTGCTGGTGTGGTTCGGCCTGTCGCGCGGACTCGCGCCGCTGCATGCCCTGCAGGCGCATATCCGGGCGCGCCGCCCGGACGATCTGTCGCCGCTCGAAGCCCGCCGCGCGCCGCCGGAAATCGAGCCGCTGGTGACGTCGTTCAACGATCTGCTGACGCGCCTCGAACAGAACATGGAGTTGCAGAAGCGCTTTATCGCCGACGCCGCGCATCAGATGAAAACCCCGCTTGCCGGCCTGCGCACCCAGGCCGAGCTCGCGCTGCGCCAGGACGCCTCCGCGGAAGTCCACCGCTCGCTTGAACAGATCGCCACCAGCTCGGAGCATGCGGCGCGCCTCGTCACCCAGTTGCTGGCGCTGGCGCGCGCGGAAAACCGCATGTCAGGCCAGATTTTCACGCCGGTCGAGGTGACCGAGGTGGCGCGCAGCGCGGTGCGGGACTGGGTTCAGGCCGCGCTCGCCAAGCAGATGGACCTCGGCTACGAAGCCCCCGAAGAGCCGGTCGAAGTCGACGGCAATCCGGTCATGCTGCGGGAAATGCTGTCGAATCTGATCGACAACGCGATCCGTTACACGCCGGCTGGCGGGCGAATCACCGTGCGGGTGCGGCACGACGTGGCGGCGCGGCTCGTGCATCTGGAAGTAGAAGACACCGGACTCGGCATTCCGGTAACCGAGCGCTCGCGGGTGGTCGAGCGGTTTTACCGGATTCTCGGCCGCGAAGGCGACGGCAGCGGCCTCGGGCTCGCGATCGTGCGCGAGATCACGACGATGCACGGTGGGGAGATGACGATCGACGATAACGTCTATCAAACCTCCCCTCGGCTTGCCGGAACGCTCGTGCGCGTCAGCTTGCATGTGCTCGAGCGGGCCCGGGACTTACCCTAA
- a CDS encoding response regulator transcription factor, with product MRILIAEDDSILADGLVRSLRQSAYAVDHVKNGVEADTALSVQTFDLLILDLGLPRMSGLEVLRRLRARNSTVPVLILTAADSVDERVKGLDLGADDYMAKPFALNELEARVRALTRRGAGGGPTVVRHGSLSFDQVGRIAYVNEQVIDLSARELGLLEVLLQRIGRLVSKEQLVDHLCEWGEEVSNNAIEVYVHRLRKKIEPSGVRIITVRGLGYCLEKAALPSNANPNPNPSADAPAEPDPSSSSPSAAMPASHHYK from the coding sequence ATGCGAATTCTGATTGCCGAAGACGACAGCATACTCGCGGACGGCCTGGTTCGGTCCCTCCGCCAATCGGCCTATGCCGTCGATCACGTGAAGAACGGCGTCGAGGCCGACACCGCGCTGTCGGTGCAGACTTTCGACCTGCTGATCCTCGATCTGGGCCTGCCGCGCATGTCCGGGCTCGAGGTGCTGCGCCGCCTGCGCGCCCGCAACTCGACCGTGCCCGTGCTGATTCTCACGGCGGCGGACAGCGTCGACGAACGCGTCAAAGGCCTCGACCTCGGCGCCGACGACTACATGGCCAAGCCCTTCGCGCTGAACGAACTCGAGGCGCGCGTGCGCGCCCTGACGCGGCGCGGCGCGGGCGGCGGCCCGACGGTGGTGCGGCACGGTTCGCTGTCGTTCGACCAGGTCGGCCGGATCGCCTATGTCAACGAGCAGGTGATCGACCTGTCGGCGCGCGAACTCGGTTTGCTCGAAGTGCTGCTGCAGCGGATCGGCCGACTGGTGTCGAAGGAACAGCTCGTCGACCATCTGTGCGAATGGGGCGAAGAAGTCAGCAATAACGCGATCGAAGTCTACGTGCACCGGCTGCGCAAGAAGATCGAGCCGAGCGGCGTACGCATCATTACGGTGCGGGGCCTCGGGTATTGCCTCGAGAAAGCCGCCCTGCCGTCAAACGCGAACCCGAACCCGAACCCAAGCGCCGACGCGCCCGCTGAACCCGATCCGTCCTCCTCGTCCCCGTCGGCCGCAATGCCGGCGAGCCACCACTACAAATAG
- a CDS encoding MarR family winged helix-turn-helix transcriptional regulator, translated as MTTQLEERFGFLISDVGRLTGKRYDDLAKSSVDLTRAQCRALAYLAHYGDINQARLADLLEVAPISAGRLLDRMEEGGWIERIANPEDRRERQVRMTPKAERTLGKARKVGDVVALEALSGFSDDEAKQLIALLQRVRGNLSRLVDR; from the coding sequence ATGACCACTCAACTCGAAGAGCGCTTCGGCTTTCTGATTTCCGACGTCGGCCGCTTGACAGGCAAGCGTTACGACGATCTCGCGAAATCGTCGGTCGATCTGACGCGTGCGCAATGCCGCGCGCTGGCCTATCTCGCCCATTACGGCGACATCAATCAGGCGCGGCTCGCGGATCTGCTCGAAGTCGCGCCGATTTCGGCGGGACGGCTGCTGGATCGCATGGAAGAGGGCGGCTGGATCGAGCGCATCGCCAATCCGGAGGATCGCCGCGAGCGCCAGGTGCGCATGACGCCGAAAGCCGAGCGCACGCTAGGCAAGGCTCGCAAAGTGGGCGATGTAGTCGCTTTGGAAGCGCTGAGCGGTTTCAGCGATGACGAGGCGAAGCAGTTGATCGCGTTGTTGCAGCGGGTGCGCGGGAATTTGAGCCGGTTGGTGGATCGGTGA
- a CDS encoding MFS transporter gives MATVGGQLSHAPMTRDEKRVIFASSLGTVFEWYDFYLAGSLAIFISKSFFSGVNPTAAFIFTLLSFAAGFAVRPFGAIVFGRLGDLVGRKYTFLITIVIMGLSTFLVGFLPGYASIGIASPVIFIAMRMLQGLALGGEYGGAATYVAEHAPAGRRGFYTAWIQTTATLGLFLSLLVILGVRTAMGEDAFGAWGWRVPFLASIILLGVSVWIRLQLNESPVFARIKAEGKTSKAPLTEAFGQWKNLKIVILALIGLTAGQAVVWYTGQFYALFFLTQTLKVDGASANILIAIALLIGTPFFLFFGSLSDRIGRKPIIMAGLLIAACTYFPLFKALTHYTNPALEAATAKAPIVVIANPDECSFQFNPVGTAKFTSSCDIAKSALSKAGLNYENVAAPAGSLAEIKVGDTVINTYDGKAADAKDQGKAFDKTLATTLKTAGYPPKADPSQINWPMSVVILTIMMIYVTMVYGPIAAMLVEMFPTRIRYTSMSLPYHIGNGWFGGFLPATAFAIVAAKGNIYSGLWYPIVIALVTLVIGMLFVRETKDSDIYAKD, from the coding sequence ATGGCTACCGTTGGCGGGCAACTCTCCCACGCGCCGATGACGCGCGATGAGAAGCGGGTGATCTTCGCATCGTCGCTAGGTACGGTTTTCGAGTGGTACGACTTCTATCTGGCCGGCTCACTCGCCATCTTCATCAGCAAGAGCTTCTTTTCCGGCGTCAATCCGACTGCCGCCTTCATCTTCACGCTCCTCAGTTTCGCCGCGGGCTTCGCGGTGCGGCCGTTCGGCGCAATCGTGTTCGGCCGTCTCGGCGACCTGGTCGGACGCAAATACACGTTTCTCATCACGATCGTGATCATGGGTTTGTCGACCTTCCTGGTCGGCTTCCTGCCCGGCTATGCCTCGATCGGCATTGCGTCGCCGGTGATCTTCATCGCGATGCGCATGCTGCAGGGTCTGGCGCTCGGCGGCGAATACGGCGGCGCGGCCACCTACGTCGCGGAACACGCACCGGCGGGACGCCGCGGTTTCTACACCGCGTGGATCCAGACCACCGCCACGCTCGGCCTGTTCCTCTCGCTACTGGTGATTCTCGGCGTGCGCACGGCCATGGGCGAAGACGCGTTCGGCGCATGGGGCTGGCGCGTTCCGTTCCTCGCGTCGATCATCCTGCTCGGCGTGTCGGTATGGATTCGCCTGCAACTGAATGAATCGCCGGTGTTCGCGCGCATCAAGGCCGAGGGCAAAACCTCGAAGGCGCCGCTGACCGAAGCATTTGGCCAGTGGAAGAACCTGAAGATCGTGATCCTCGCGCTGATCGGCCTGACCGCCGGCCAGGCCGTGGTCTGGTACACGGGCCAGTTCTACGCGCTGTTCTTCCTGACGCAAACGCTGAAGGTCGACGGCGCATCGGCCAACATCCTGATCGCAATCGCGCTCCTGATCGGCACGCCGTTCTTCCTGTTCTTCGGCTCGCTGTCGGACCGCATCGGCCGCAAACCGATCATCATGGCCGGTCTGCTGATTGCCGCCTGTACGTACTTCCCGCTGTTCAAGGCGCTGACTCACTACACGAACCCGGCGCTGGAGGCCGCTACAGCAAAGGCGCCGATTGTCGTGATTGCCAACCCGGACGAGTGCTCGTTCCAGTTCAATCCGGTCGGCACGGCCAAGTTCACGAGTTCGTGCGATATCGCCAAGAGCGCGCTCTCGAAAGCCGGCTTGAACTATGAGAACGTCGCGGCGCCGGCGGGCTCGCTGGCGGAGATCAAGGTCGGCGATACGGTGATCAACACGTATGACGGCAAGGCCGCCGACGCCAAGGACCAGGGCAAGGCGTTCGACAAGACCCTGGCTACCACGCTGAAGACCGCCGGCTATCCGCCGAAGGCCGATCCGTCGCAGATCAACTGGCCGATGAGCGTAGTGATCCTGACGATCATGATGATTTACGTGACGATGGTCTACGGGCCGATTGCGGCGATGCTGGTGGAGATGTTCCCGACGCGCATCCGCTATACCTCGATGTCGCTGCCCTATCACATCGGCAATGGCTGGTTCGGCGGCTTCCTGCCGGCGACCGCCTTCGCGATCGTGGCGGCCAAGGGCAACATCTACTCAGGGCTGTGGTATCCGATTGTGATTGCGCTTGTCACGCTCGTGATCGGTATGTTGTTCGTCCGCGAAACCAAGGACTCGGACATCTACGCGAAGGACTGA
- a CDS encoding FadR/GntR family transcriptional regulator, which yields MQHDLHGRVAHLLATAILRGDYAPDSILPREAELMDTFGVSRTVLREALRTLTSKGLIESRPRVGTRVRPKHAWNLLDVDVLDWYSRVAEPMAFALKLQEMREMIEPYAAGLAAASHTGDTFNALAAAHASMVGARNVDEWVRADLQFHLSVLTACSNELLIPLGTLIERTLEAQLRLNAKRADVFNASLAEHTAVFEAIRDRDAPAAREAMAGLLGVTRGRIEG from the coding sequence ATTCAGCACGATCTGCATGGGCGCGTCGCCCATCTGCTGGCAACCGCGATTCTGCGTGGCGACTACGCGCCCGACTCGATCCTGCCGCGCGAGGCGGAATTGATGGACACCTTCGGCGTGAGCCGCACGGTGTTGCGCGAGGCGCTGCGCACGCTGACGTCGAAAGGGCTGATCGAATCGCGGCCACGAGTGGGTACGCGGGTGCGGCCGAAACATGCGTGGAATCTGCTCGACGTCGATGTGCTCGATTGGTATTCGCGGGTCGCCGAGCCGATGGCCTTCGCACTCAAGCTGCAGGAAATGCGCGAGATGATCGAGCCGTACGCGGCGGGTCTGGCGGCGGCCTCGCACACCGGCGACACCTTCAATGCGCTCGCGGCAGCGCATGCGTCGATGGTCGGGGCGCGCAATGTCGATGAATGGGTGCGCGCCGATCTGCAGTTTCATCTGAGCGTGCTGACGGCCTGCAGCAATGAATTGCTGATTCCGCTCGGCACGCTGATCGAGCGAACGCTCGAAGCGCAGCTACGCCTGAACGCGAAACGCGCGGATGTGTTCAATGCATCGCTGGCCGAGCACACGGCGGTGTTCGAAGCGATTCGCGACCGTGATGCACCGGCGGCGCGAGAGGCGATGGCCGGATTGCTGGGCGTGACGCGCGGAAGAATCGAAGGGTGA
- a CDS encoding DHA2 family efflux MFS transporter permease subunit: protein MLATLIQTLDSTIANVALPHMQGTLSASQDEITWVLTSYIVAAAIATPLTGWLSDRLSVKRLLIFSIGGFTVASALCGLSETLTQIVASRLLQGIFGASLVPLSQSILLDINPREKQGQAMAVWGMGVMVGPILGPTLGGWLTDSYNWRWVFFINVPIGAFALFGVATFLPAREPKHDAKFDAFGFATLGLAIGALQAMLDRGEQLDWFGSHEIVIEALVAAISFAFFLVHTATVGEKSFFKYELLKDPNFATGTFFIFVIGAVMYATRALLPPMLQNLMNYPVATTGLVTAPSGAGTMVAMLFAGRLLRRIDARLLLLAGFLISAFALWQMMHYTIVLSASDIVWPGVIQGFGLGLVFVPLSALTFSTLTPELRADGTATYSLMRNIGSSIGISIVQTLMTRNTQVSHADLAANVTPFNPAIQPMLNSGSNYDLAALNASITQQASMIAYLNDFKLMFVATLLVIPLLLLIRPARQAPDASVAHAAMD, encoded by the coding sequence ATGCTCGCGACGCTGATCCAGACGCTCGACAGCACGATCGCCAACGTCGCGCTGCCGCATATGCAGGGCACGCTGTCGGCGTCGCAGGATGAGATCACGTGGGTGCTGACCTCGTATATCGTCGCGGCCGCGATCGCCACGCCGCTGACCGGCTGGCTATCCGACCGGCTGAGCGTCAAGCGGCTGCTGATTTTCTCGATCGGCGGCTTTACGGTGGCCTCGGCGCTGTGCGGGTTGTCGGAAACGCTGACGCAAATCGTCGCGTCGCGTTTGCTGCAGGGGATTTTCGGGGCCTCGCTGGTGCCGCTGTCGCAGTCGATCCTGCTCGACATCAATCCGCGCGAAAAGCAGGGCCAGGCGATGGCGGTATGGGGCATGGGCGTGATGGTCGGGCCAATTCTCGGGCCGACGCTCGGCGGCTGGCTCACCGATAGCTACAACTGGCGCTGGGTGTTTTTCATCAACGTGCCGATCGGTGCGTTCGCGCTGTTCGGCGTGGCGACCTTCCTGCCGGCACGCGAACCAAAGCACGACGCGAAGTTCGACGCGTTCGGCTTTGCCACCCTCGGTCTCGCCATCGGCGCGCTGCAGGCGATGCTCGACCGCGGCGAGCAGCTCGACTGGTTCGGCTCGCATGAGATCGTCATCGAGGCGCTGGTCGCGGCGATCAGCTTCGCGTTTTTCCTCGTGCACACGGCGACGGTCGGCGAGAAATCGTTCTTCAAATATGAGTTGCTGAAGGACCCGAACTTCGCCACCGGCACGTTCTTCATCTTCGTGATCGGTGCGGTGATGTATGCGACGCGCGCATTGCTCCCGCCGATGCTGCAAAACCTGATGAACTATCCCGTCGCGACCACGGGCCTCGTCACGGCGCCAAGCGGCGCGGGAACCATGGTCGCGATGCTGTTTGCCGGACGGCTATTGAGGCGGATCGATGCGCGGCTGTTGCTGCTCGCCGGCTTTCTGATCTCCGCGTTCGCGCTGTGGCAAATGATGCATTACACGATCGTGCTGTCGGCGTCGGACATTGTCTGGCCCGGCGTGATTCAGGGCTTCGGTCTCGGCCTCGTGTTCGTGCCGTTGAGCGCGCTGACCTTCTCGACGCTCACGCCCGAACTGCGCGCGGACGGCACCGCGACCTACAGCCTGATGCGCAACATCGGCAGCAGCATCGGCATTTCGATCGTGCAGACGCTGATGACCCGCAACACGCAGGTCTCGCATGCCGACCTCGCGGCGAATGTCACGCCCTTCAATCCGGCAATCCAGCCGATGCTCAATAGCGGCTCGAATTACGATCTGGCGGCGCTGAACGCATCGATTACGCAGCAGGCATCGATGATCGCGTATCTGAACGACTTCAAGCTGATGTTCGTGGCGACGCTGCTGGTCATTCCGCTGCTGCTGTTGATCCGCCCGGCGCGCCAGGCGCCGGATGCATCAGTGGCGCATGCGGCGATGGATTGA